TCAAATCAATTTTCAAAAAGATAAATGGCAGACGTAAAACCTTTTAGGGCTATAAGGCCTACTAAGGACAAGGTAGCCTTTGTCGTTTCAAAATCTTATCAGGAGTATTCACAAAATGAACTTAAAGCCAGCCTTAAATTCAACCCATTTACATTCTTACATATAATTAATCCCGGATTTAAGTTCGATAAGAAAGTTACTGGTAGCAAAAGGTTTGCTTTAGTACGTAATCGGTACTTGGAATTTTTGGAGGAGGGTATTTTCAAAAAAGACAAATCACCAGGATATTATTTGTACGAGATTAATAACTCAGATTTTAAGTCTTACGGGCTTTTCTGTGCTACTTCAGTTGCGGATTATAGGAACGGTATCATAAAAAAACACGAGGATACTATAAAAAGACGAGAGGAATTGTTCGCCAACTATTTGAAAACCGTAAGATTTAACACAGAGCCCGTGTTAATGACCTATGAAGAAAATTTAAGCACCAAAAATCTTATGGAATCCCAAAAGAGTAAGAGCCCAGACTATCACTTTACAACAACCGATAAGGTTACACATAAGCTCTGGGTAATTTCCGAGATCGAAACATGCAAGCAAATAGAGGAAGAATTCAAGAAAGTAAAAAAATTATATATAGCCGATGGTCATCATAGAAGCGCGTCCTCAGATCTGCTGTGCAATTTGTTGGACAATAAAAATGTCAATACAGAAAAAGCCTCCAGCTTTTTTATGAGCTATCTAATCCCTGAATCCGAAATAAAGATTTATGAATTCAACCGAATGATTAAAGATTTGAATGGACTTGACAAGGAAGAATTTCTAATCCGTTTAGATGCTTATTATAGAATAGAGAATAAAGGTGCCATGCTTTACAGACCATCTAGAAAAAATCATTTCAGTATGTATTTGGATGGAGAGTTCTATGCGCTATACTTAAGGAAGAAAGTCTATAATTTTACGGATGCTTTAAGTAGGCTGGACACTCAAATCCTATATACGACGATATTACAGCCTATTTTAGGAATATCAGATTTGAGAAATGATAAACGTATAGCATATGGTTGTGGAAAACATAACAGCATACATATGAAAAATGAGATAGATTCCGGTAATTTTGAAGTGGGGTTCAGTATGCTTCCAGTTACCATAAAGGAAATTAAGGAGATTGCAGATGCAGGTTTGGTCATGCCTCCAAAAAGCACGTATATAGAACCAAAATTAAGAAGTGGGCTCGCTATCTATGAGATTTAAAAATTTAGAGAATAAAGAATGTCGATAACCGAAAACATAAAAACCATTCTGGCAACACTGCCGGAGCACGTAACTTTAGTTGCCGTTTCCAAAACCAAGCCTGTTAGTGATCTTAAAGAAGCCTACGATGCAGGGCAACGTGTTTTTGGGGAAAACAGAATTCAGGAAATGACGGAGAAATGGGAGATTTTACCCAAGGACATTGAGTGGCACATGATTGGTCATGTGCAACGAAACAAAGTCAAGTACATGGCGGAATATGTCGCGCTCGTGCATGGTGTAGACAGTCTAAAACTATTAAAAGAAATTAATAAGCAGGGTAAGAAGTATAATCGTAAAATACCCTGTCTTTTGCAAGTTCACATTGCCGAGGAGGATACCAAATTTGGTTTCGATGAAAAAGAGTTGAAGGAGCTGGTAGACAATTCAGAATTTTTGGGACTTACAAACGTAACCATAAAAGGATTAATGGGTATGGCAACGTTAACGGATGATATGAAACAAGTGAGGAGGGAATTTAAATCGCTTAAAACCCTCTTTGAGTCACTGAAATCGAACTTTAAGAACTTGGAAATCCTGTCCATGGGCATGAGTGGGGACTACCAGGTGGCCATTGAAGAGGGAAGTACCATGGTGCGTATTGGAAGTAGTATCTTTGGTGCTAGAAAGTAAAATCAAGGAATAGATTCTAAATTTTTGAAAAGTATACATGTATTCGATACTGGATATTGAAACAACTGGGGGGAAATATAACGAAGAAGGGATAACCGAAATCGCTATACACAGGTTTGATGGGCAAAAAGTGGTGGATAAGTTTATTAGTTTGGTAAACCCAGAAAAAGACATTCAACCCTTTGTGGTGAACCTTACTGGCATCAACAATAAGATGCTTAGGACCGCCCCGAAATTTCATGAGGTTGCCAAGAGAATAGTGGAAATTACCCAGGACACCGTAATCGTTGCCCACAATGCGCAATTTGACTACCGCATCCTAAGAACCGAATTTAGACGGCTCGGCTACAATTTTGAGCGCAAAACCCTATGCACAGTAGATTTATCCAAGGCATTATTACCAGATGCTGAATCTTACAGCCTTGGCAAATTGGTACGTTCCCTGGGGATTCCAGTAAGTGACCGTCACAGGGCCAATGGGGACGCGTTGGCAACCATTAAACTGTTTAAGCTATTACTGAACAAAGATTCCGAGAAAACAATCATAAAGGAAGTTATTCGTAAAGAAACTCAAGGCGAACTTTCGGAAAAACAACTGGATATCGTTCGGAGTATGCCCAATGAAACGGGAGTGTTTTATGCACATAATAAAGATGGTGAAGTTATCTATTTGAGCAAGAGCACGAACATTAAAAAAAGGGTCAATCAGTTATTCACAAGAAGTAGTACAAAATTCCGAAAATTGATAAAGGAAACCAAAAAGGTGACCTTTGAGCAAACGGGAAGTGAACTCGTGGCATTATTAAAGGAACATCAAGAACTTATAAGGAACAGACCCAAATACAATATCATTCCCAAAAAGCGAATGTTCTCCCATGTGTTGTGCAGTTCTAAGAACGAAAATGGGTATAGAGAACTGAGAGTGCTACCTAATCGCGAATGTAAGGATAGGCTGGGGGTATTCAATGGTGTATTCAGTGCTAAAAACCATTTATACAAAATTACTGAAGAGTTTAAGCTTTGTGACAAGCTCAATGGTATTAGCAAAGCGAAGAAGAACTGTTCCAAATACGAAAAGGGAGAATGTTTCGGCGCTTGTATTCGAAAAGAGGATGTAAGCAATTATAACCAGCGCGTACATGAGGCCGTTGCAAAATATAGCTTGAGGGATAAGAATGTACTCTTAGTGGACAAAGGGCGAGAGATTGGAGAATATAGCGCAATCCTCGTAAAAAAAGGATCCTTAGTAGGTACCGGCTATTACGATTTGAACCATCAAATAAATAATATTCATATCTTAGAAAGCCTTATTACACCAATGGACGGCACCGAAAATGCCAATTTTATCCTAGAATCATACTTAAGGAAAAAAAGGATTTTGAAAACTATTCAACTTAATTGACCTGAAGTGAGCAAGCAAAAGCCACAGGCAGAATGGAAGCTTAAACTTCATGAGATAATCTATGAAGCGGATACTCCAATGGGTAAGTTGTTTGACATTTTGCTCTTTATCATCATTATTTTCAGCGTTATTCTGATAATGCTAGAGAGTGTTAAGGAAATTGATGCGGAATACCATGGAGTTCTTTTGACACTGGAATGGATTGTAACTATCTTTTTTACGGTAGAATATATTGCCCGGATCATCTGCATTAGAAAACCAACGAGCTACATATTCAGTTTTTATGGCATCATCGATTTTCTTTCCACCATACCATTATATCTATCTTATATCTTGGCCGGTTCTCAAGTTCTTTTAGCGGTTAGGGCATTTCGATTGTTAAGGGTATTTAGAATTTTGAAGCTTGTCCAATTTTTAGGTGAGGCCTCACAACTTAAAAAGGCACTGAAAGCAAGCAGGGCAAAGATTACCGTTTTCTTGTTCGCTGTATTGATAGTTTCCGTAATGCTTGGTACGCTTATGTATATTGTAGAGGGCGATGAAGCAGGTTTCACGAGTATCCCTACGAGTATATATTGGACCATCGTTACATTGACCACCGTGGGTTACGGAGATATTGCACCCATCACTCCACAGGGGCAGTTGATTGCAACGATAATTATGCTTTTGGGTTATGGGATAATTGCAGTACCCACAGGCATTGTTACAGTTGAGTTTGGTAAACAGGGTAAGGGTAAAACCGACGGTAATGTACAGCAATATGTTCATGTGAACACTCAAGCTTGCCCCAACTGCAGCAAAGAAGGGCATAGGGATGATGCCACGCATTGTTATAATTGCGGGAGTGTATTAAATGAATAATATCCTAATCTCCATAACAGGTCCAACAGGCATTGGTAAGACCAAGTTGGCCGTATTACTGGCCCAACATTTTAACACGGAAATCATATCTGCCGATTCCAGACAGTTTTATAAAGAAATGACCATAGGTACAGCCGTTCCTAGCAAAGAAGAGCTTACTGCTGCACCACATCATTTTGTACAGCATTTGAGTATTAAGGAGTCTTATTCTGTGGGTGACTTTGAACGGGATGTCATTACAAAATTGGAGCAATTATTTGAAACCAAGGAATATGTCATAATGGTTGGTGGCAGTGGCCTGTATTGTGATGCCGTAATTTCTGGTTTGGACAGATTCCCAGTAGTAGATTCAAATATAAGAAGAGATTTAAATAAGGAACTCAAAGATAATGGTATCGCTAGCCTACAAAAAAAGCTAGCATCGTTGGATCCAGAATACTTTAAAATAGTTGATTCCAATAATCCGCACCGATTAATACGAGCATTGGAAATATGTATTGGAACGGGAAAACCCTACTCTTCATTTTTAAACAAAAAGAAACCAAAAAGGAACTTCATGGTATTGAATGTGGGTCTCACTGCGGACAGAAAGATAGTATACGACCGAATAAATACCCGCGTAGATGTAATGATTGCGGAAGGTTTGGTAGAAGAAGCGAAAAAATTATTTCCTTTTAAAGAGTTGAATGCCTTACAAACAGTAGGATACAAGGAGCTCTTCAAATATTTTGAAGGAACCCTAGATTTGGAATTTGCGATAGCTGAAATAAAAAAATACCCGGCGATTTGCCAAACGACAAGTTACTTGGTTCAAAAAAAGCCAAAATATGCTATGGCTCAATTTTGATTACAACAAACAGGAGGCCATTCAACAAATTGAAGAAAAACTAAGTGAGCTTAAAAATGAATAATGATGTGATCATATTTGTCATGGGAGTTTCTGGTAGTGGGAAATCTACTATTGGTAAACTCTTGGCAGAAAGGTTGGACTACCCCTTCTTTGACGGAGACGATTTTCACCCCAAGGCCAATATAGAAAAAATGGCGCAAGGAAAACCCCTTAATGATACGGATAGAAAGAGTTGGTTGGAGCGGCTGAATCGATTGTCCATTGAACATAAAAACAAAGGTGCCGTAATTGCCTGTTCCGCGTTGAAGGAATCGTACCGGCAGACACTTTCCAAGCATCTAAACGAAAATTGTCGCTTTGTATATCTAGAAGGAAGCATGGATGAAATTAATCAGCGATTGGCACAACGAACCGATCATTTTATGCCACCGGCACTTTTAAAATCACAGTTTGAAACCCTAGAGGTTCCTAAAAATGCCATTAGAGTGTCAATTAACAATTCCCCCGAAAAAATCGTGAATACTGTTGTAAAAGTGTTAGAAACGTAAAAAGCATCCAACTAAGGATGCTTTCTAACTTTTAAGAACCTCAAAGGTCATTCGTCCTCATTTTTTATGACCAAACGGAAACCTTCTCCATGAATGTTCAGTATTTCCACAGTATCGTCACGCTTTAGATACTTACGTAATTTGGCGATATACACATCCATACTTCTTGATGTGAAGTAATTATCGTCTCTCCAAATTTTTGTGAGTGCTAATTCCCTAGGCATCAAATCATTTTCATGTAAGGCCAACAAGCGTAATAATTCATTTTCTTTTGGAGACAACTTAATGACTTCCTCGTCCTTATATTTTAAGAACCTTAATTTTGAATTTAAGTGAAAACCACCAATTTTAAATTCAAATTTCTTACTATCAGCTAAACTATTAGATGCTTTTCTTTGAAGTATTGCTTTAAGTTTCATTAGAAGCACCTCAGAGTCAAACGGTTTGTTCAGATAATCGTCCGCACCGGCTTTGTATCCTTTTAAAACATCTTCCTTCATAGTCTTGGCGGTTAAAAAAACGATTGGAACATTCTCATTCTTCTCCCTAATTTCTTTGGCGAGGGTAAAACCATCTTTATAGGGCATCATTACATCTAGGATACAAATGTCATAATTGTCCTTTTTAAACTTCTCAAATCCCTCCATGCCGTTTTTAGCTAGGGTAACATCAAAGTCGTTCATGGACAAATAATCCTTAAGTACGATGCCAAAATTTGGGTCATCTTCTACTAATAAAATCTTCTTATTTATTGTTTCCATTATTGTTAAATTAAAGGCAGTTTAATGTAAAAAGTACTTCCTTTTCCTTTTTCACTTTCCGCATATACTTCACCTTGGTGATCATCTACTATTTTTTTTACGTAGGCCAACCCTAATCCGTGACCTTTTACGTTGTGAATATCTCCTGTGTGTTCTCTATAAAATTTTTCAAAAACCCTTTTTAGAACCGCTTTACTCATGCCAGCACCTTGATCTCTTACTTTTATAATTATAAAATTCTTGGCCTTCTCTGTAAAAACATCAATTTTTGGTGCCTTAGGGGAATATTTGATGGCATTATCCAACATGTTCACGACAACGTTGGTCAAATGCATTTCATTAGCCAATACTTCCGAACGTTCAGCCTCTAAGTGCGTATTAATATAACCACCCTTATCAGCAACGATTAACTCCACATGTGTAATGGCGTCTTTTATGATGTCGTGTGCGTCTACCCTATCCTTACTTATGTCCAATTGGTTTTTCTCCAGTTTGGAGATCCGCAAGACATTTTCCACTTGGGCATGCATTCGTTTATTTTCGTCCCGGATCATCTGTAAATAACGAGAGACCTTTTCCTTGTCACCGATTATCTTCGGGTTCTTAATAGCTTCTACTGCCAAGTTGATAGTAGCTATCGGTGTTTTGAACTCGTGTGTCATATTGTTGATGAAATCCGTTTTGATTTCCGAAATCTGCTTTTGCCTTATAAGCTGATAGATAGCGCCGGAATAGGCCACCACTATAATCAAGGTAAACAATAAGGATAACAACGCAAGACCCAGTATTGACTGCACCAGAAAACGCTTCTTCTTTGGAAAGGAGACCAAGAGATCAAAAGTGGAATTTCCCTCAATATCCGTAAACATATGTGCCTTGTAGACGTTAGTCTCGGAATACTTGAACTTTCTGGATTTTACTTTAGTTGGAAGTCCATTGCTATAAACCCCATATTCAAAATCGATATCCACTCCCCTATTTTCCAGTTCTCGCTGTACCAAAAGTTCTATCTCCTGTTTGGAAACACGTTTATGGATAGGCACCCGTTTTGCGTATGTGCCAAAAACATCTTCCATAGCGGCTTTCTCCATGGCCGAAAGACCTCCTATTTTCTCAATACGCTGAATAGGGTCTAAACGATAACTCTTACCGTCTAAATCGTAGTCCTCCTTAAAGACCGAAGTTGTCCGTTTGCTGGTATAATTTTTAATGACAGTGGTATCACCACCATCACCATTATCAAAGAACGTAGAGGAAATGCCATAATCCTCTTCTAAAATACCATGTTCGTAAAGCAGTATTTCATTGGAATTGACATCCCTATTAATAAAAAAGAAGTTAGTGAATTGAGTTCCCTTTAAATCCCCTACACTATCCTTAGCCCGGAGGTATCTATCAAAATAGTTTTTCCTCTCCCGCTCTTCAATTTTCAGCGTAACGCTATTTAAAGCCTCTGAAACGATGTTAGAAAACTGTTCCTCCTTATCCTCGACCGATTTTTTAATCCAAAAACTTTGAACAAAAATCAATCCTATAAGCGACAAGCTCATCAGGATAACTAAGAGCACGAATAACCTCTTGTTCATTTTATGTTAAAATTAAATATTTAGTAGGTAGTGCCTTGTACGTTTAACCTAACCTTAACAAAAATGTTAAAATTTGGTAAGCCTTAGCAATATTCAAGGATAGCGGAGTTTAACTCCCCAACTTTTACCCTTGTTTCTTCCAAATTGATATTTTCTATTACAAAATCCGCCAATTCTATTTTTTTAGAATCTTCTAATTGATTATCCATCCTTGCTATTATGGCTTTTCTATCGGCACCGTCCCTATCCATTACACGCTTGATACGGACTTCTACCGGGGCTGTTACCAATATAGTTTTATCATAGAAATCCATGGCTTTGTTCTCAAAAAGAAGTGCCGTTTCCTGGACGACGTAGGGGGCATCCTGTTTATCCACCCATTTGAGGAAATGTTTCCTAACTGCCGGATGAACAAGCTCATTTAGTTTGTTTAGCATCGTTTTGTCCCCGAAGACTGATTGGGCAATGTACGGACGATTTAATTTGTCCCCGAGATATGCCTCCTCACCAAATAAATCACGTATTCCTTTCCTTAATTTTTTGGAGGATTCCATCAACTTTTTTGCCCACATATCGGAGTTGTATACCGGAACTCCTAATTCGGTAAAGAAACTGCCCACTTTGGTTTTTCCACTACCTATACCACCCGTTAACCCAACAATCATCATTCCCTTAAGAGTATAAATTCTATTTCATTGACCAATAAACGGGCATTCTTAATGTCTTTCGGATATTCTTCCAAGGTAATCGGCAAAGTATTATTGTCCGTTCCAGAAGCATTAGAATAATCAGCAACGACATGAAAATCAGTTGTTTCAAATTCCTTCATGTTTTCCAATTTACCTTGACAAAGTACTTGAACACTGCCCGGAAAGGTACGCACTTTCACATTATCCGGAAGGTTAACAACGGTTACGGGAACTTCTATGATATTTTCGGAAAATCGAAATACCTGCCCGGAAATTTCGACGGTATTAGACGAAAAGACTACGGTTTCCAAACTTTTAGGTTTAATCAAACCAACATTTTTCACAAAAGCGTTGTCCACATTTTTTAATTCCAGATAAGCCGTACGTATGCCGGTAATGGTATCTATTTCATTTTTTGCACCCGTTATTTCAATTTTGGACGGGCTTACCCTAATTGAGTCCTCTAACATGAAATTAGTGGCCAAACTAAAATTCACTCTTGGAATTACCGGAACCTCTTTGGTTACCAGCGTAGTAAAATTAAAAAATAAGGTGTCGTCCTCTATTTCCAACAAGGTCATTGAATTTGGTAATTGATCTTCAATTTGCTTACGGTATATATCCGGGGAAATGTAGTATATTGAATCTTTACGTTTTAATTTAGACATATCTATGGAAACTTTCTTTTTTCGCAATTCAAACCCTAAAAATTGAAACCCTAAAGCCTGTAACCTAAGCTCTACGGTATTTTTGGGCTGATTAGTCAATAATAGCTCTTTGGGCGTATTAACATAATCCAGTTCGAAGTAGGTAGTACTGTTATAGGAAAATGACAGATTATTTATAAACCAAGCAAGTGCAGAAAAAGCAAGAATTATCAGAAAAACTTTGACCTTTCTTTTTTTCAAACCCGAACGTATCCATTCTAAAACCACTATTGCTTATTTTTTTTGAAAAACAAATTTGGGAATATTGACTCTGGTGCTCTCTGCGTAAAGTTAAGGTAAAGGCTAGATTTCAAAAAACCGAACCCGTAACCAAAAAACTGAATAACTACGGCCAACAGGGCCGTTAATGCTATAGGTATACTCCTAGTCTTAAGAAACGCATCCATAAACAAAAGAACAAAATAGCCGGCAAAAACCAGTATGGGCCACCATATATTCCAAAAAAGCAACATGACGGACACCAAAATCCCTAAAATAAAAAGTGACGGAAACCAGTAAGTCAACTTTGCGGTCTTTGGATGCCATTTGTTCAAAATTGGCCGGACCATACCGAATTTTTTTACCTGGATATAAAACTTTTTCCAGTCTATTCGTCGCTTATGATAAACAAAAGCATCCGGTATTAGTTTCGTCTCAAATCCGGCTTCCCAGATACGTATGGTTAAATCTGGGTCTTCCCCGGGATGAATATTTCCGTATCCCCCAACTTTTTCAAAAGCAAACTTTGAAATTCCCATATTAAAACTCCGCGGTTGAAACTTATCTACCGAGTTTTTCTTTCCCCTAATGCCACCTGTGGTCAAATAGGAGGTCATCGCATAATTTATTGCCTTTTGCACCAGCGTAAATGAGGGATGAGCCGCATCTGGCCCTCCATAACAATGCACAAAATCGTTCTCCAGATGTTTTTTTACTTCTGAAAGGTACTCAGGCGGCAGTATGCAGTCAGAATCCAGGATAATAAAGTAATTTCCTTTTGCCGCCCGCATCCCGTAATTTCTGGAATCTCCCGGACCTGAATTCGGTTTCTCGTAGTAAGAGATATTGAGTTGATCTGAAAACTGCCCAATGATATCCTTGGAAGATACGGTAGAGCCGTCCTCTACAATAACAATTTCGAACTCCTTTCCAAAAGTTTGCGCAATAAGACTATCTAAAAGCTCTCTAATCTCATTAGGCCTATTGAAAACCGGAACAATAAAAGAAAAATATAAATCCATTGTTACTTTTCTTTATTTGAAAGCCCAGGTTTAAAAATCAAAAATTAATTTATTGATGGGGTTTTCGGCGATATTAAAATTTATCTATCACTTCTTGACTAACTCCTGTATTGGAAAATCCTCCGTCGTGAAAAAGATTTTGCATGGTGACCTTTCTAGTAAGGTCGGAAAAAAGTGTAAGAGTATAATCTGCACAGTCTTGAGCGGTAGCATTGCCCAAAGGTGCCATTTTTTCGGCATAATTTATAAAGCCGTCAAAACCTTTTATCCCTTGCCCGGCAGTGGTTGCAGTAGGCGATTGAGAAATAGTATTTACCCGCACCTTCTTTTCTTTGCCAAAGAAATACCCAAAACTACGTGCTACGGACTCTAAGTATGCCTTATTATCTGCCATGTCATTATAGTCAGGAAAAGTACGCTGAGCGGCCATGTATGTAAGCGCTACAATACTACCCCACTCTTTCATTGCATCAGCTTTATATAGTGCCTGCATCACTTTATGAAAAGACAGCGCGGAAACATCCCAGCCCTTTGCTGTAAAATCATAATTTTCATCCGTATATGACCTACCTTTTCTAACATTTACAGACATCCCAATGGAATGCAGGACAAAATCCAGTTTCCCACCTAAAATCTCCATGGATTTAGTTACTAGATTTTCTAGGTCTTCTTCACTGGTGGCATCAGCTGGAATAATTTCAGAACCCGTCTCCTCTGCCAAAACCTTAATTTGTCCCATCCTCATGGCAATAGGAGCGTTGGTCAATACAAACGTACCTCCCTCATCGTGCACACTTTTGGCAGTTTTCCAAGCGATTGAGTTTTCGTCCAATGCTCCAAATATGATTCCTTTTTTACCTTTTAATAAGTTATAAGCCATGTTAGTTGGTTCAAAAAATTAGATTTAATCAAAGATATTTAAAATATGTTAAAACGGATTTTAATCCAAGACACAATTTAGTTTAATAACTGTCTCGCGTGGGCCATTGCAGAATCCGATATGTTTTTTCCACCCAACATCTGGGCCAACTCCACAATGCGCTCATCACTGGACAGCTTTTTCATATCGGTTTTGGTACGGTTCTCTTCTTCAGATTTAAAAACTTTAAAATGGTGGTTTCCCTTGGAAGCCACTTGCGGAAGGTGGGTAATGGAGAATACTTGCATTTTTCCGCTCATCTCTCGCATAATGTCTGCCATTCTGTTGGAAATTTCACCGGATACCCCTGTATCTATCTCGTCGAACATAATGGTGGGCAGTTTCTCGTATTTGGCCAATATGGATTTAATCACCAACATAATTCTTGATAATTCCCCGCCAGAGGCTACTTTTTTCAACAAACCAAAATCACTTCCTTTATTCGCAGTGAATAAAAAGGAAAGATCGTCCATTCCGTTAACCTTAAAATCCTCTGCTACTTTTAAAGTAATTTGGAAAGCGGCACTCGGCATTCCCAATAGGGCTAATTTCTCCTCCAATTGCTTTTTTAGGTCGGGAATAACAGCTTGGCGCCTTTCCCGTAAAACCAGACTCTGCTCCTCCAAGATAGATGTCAACTCCTGTAATTCCTTTGTTTTCAAGGCAATGTTTTCTTCCACATTCGCTGTTTCAAGCGCCTTTGCAGCCA
This sequence is a window from Maribacter aestuarii. Protein-coding genes within it:
- a CDS encoding enoyl-ACP reductase FabI; protein product: MAYNLLKGKKGIIFGALDENSIAWKTAKSVHDEGGTFVLTNAPIAMRMGQIKVLAEETGSEIIPADATSEEDLENLVTKSMEILGGKLDFVLHSIGMSVNVRKGRSYTDENYDFTAKGWDVSALSFHKVMQALYKADAMKEWGSIVALTYMAAQRTFPDYNDMADNKAYLESVARSFGYFFGKEKKVRVNTISQSPTATTAGQGIKGFDGFINYAEKMAPLGNATAQDCADYTLTLFSDLTRKVTMQNLFHDGGFSNTGVSQEVIDKF